From Spodoptera frugiperda isolate SF20-4 chromosome 27, AGI-APGP_CSIRO_Sfru_2.0, whole genome shotgun sequence, a single genomic window includes:
- the LOC118263870 gene encoding cilia- and flagella-associated protein 99-like encodes MVYYHTSGNVKMLRNILLDYGATSEVSPYEYMKAYIEKCPEDIDDTKLSWIAETFLGFTRHKQFLTDIASHLSEELSDDDQDYFMIVFHAVTFQCKPKDMHYLYKCLFNLSKPLLDTFTKFLSNNEVLTFISQVAQTNYDTTFITAKIIGPLFEWQPYISDMGHTYAEHVKKIESRKLKPPTVPVQPNVLNRKAKDTLPAVQSAIMPATPPNSMHNRNKRMLTKSAIDQKLKQSHEKNKQRAARLLNDIKNKDFHYAQQKSEKFHKRISSIRDEIETEFAKPKQKQKSVITANPPPVKENAATVRRMNKRIQLAEEEEVQWLKNVMKSCRNVVKIDELTEQDRQERERQRLLDIEKKHLMGQISYEEAVLAKKKMVEENKKKHDEFLKEKETWNEEIERWKKHEMEKNRKQAEKLSLCELNLIQSKGEVLMKKKEMAERIKKESEMILAQTMKEKQEELDRRITMIKEIKILAAIAKQARVPKVIDLTETSGLGLLCEMSIAELQERLNAMKMSLKEELDKKKSLIKEENRAAKQELEETKQSVKNYISERAMLRKHNKKSNLTIVSSTSSKEINELKKLLEEKRKMRIKLTI; translated from the coding sequence ATGGTTTACTACCACACATCTGGAAACGTTAAAATGCTGAGGAATATCCTCCTCGATTATGGAGCTACCAGTGAAGTGTCGCCTTATGAATATATGAAAGCATACATAGAAAAATGTCCAGAGGACATTGATGACACTAAACTATCATGGATAGCCGAAACATTCCTGGGGTTCACTAGACATAAGCAGTTTCTGACGGATATCGCATCACATTTATCTGAAGAACTCTCAGATGATGACCAAGATTACTTCATGATCGTTTTTCATGCTGTTACTTTCCAATGTAAACCAAAAGATATGCACTACCTGTACAAGTGTCTCTTCAACTTGAGTAAGCCTCTTTTAGATACATTCACGAAATTTTTAAGTAACAATGAAGTACTCACATTCATTTCGCAAGTCGCGCAAACTAATTATGATACAACATTTATAACTGCAAAAATAATTGGACCATTATTCGAGTGGCAGCCTTACATCAGTGATATGGGACACACGTACGCCGAACATGTAAAAAAGATAGAGAGCAGAAAATTAAAACCTCCTACTGTACCTGTTCAACCAAATGTTTTAAATCGCAAAGCAAAAGATACGCTGCCTGCTGTCCAGTCTGCAATCATGCCAGCTACTCCTCCAAACTCAATGCACAATAGAAACAAAAGGATGCTTACGAAATCTGCGATTGATCAAAAATTGAAACAAAgtcatgaaaaaaataaacaaagagcTGCACGTCttttaaatgatataaaaaataaagattttcattATGCTCAACAAAAATCTGAAAAATTCCATAAACGTATTTCTAGTATCAGAGACGAAATCGAAACAGAATTTGCGAAACCAAAGCAAAAACAGAAGTCTGTGATAACAGCAAATCCGCCGCCTGTAAAAGAAAATGCTGCAACTGTGAGAAGAATGAATAAACGAATACAACTGGCAGAAGAAGAAGAGGTGCAGTGGTTGAAGAACGTTATGAAATCTTGTAGAAATGTTGTCAAAATTGATGAATTGACTGAACAAGACAGACAAGAAAGAGAAAGACAAAGATTATTAGATATAGAGAAAAAGCATTTGATGGGTCAGATAAGCTATGAAGAAGCAGTACTggcaaaaaagaaaatggtggaagaaaataaaaagaaacatgatGAGTTCTTAAAAGAAAAGGAAACTTGGAATGAAGAAATAGAACGTTGGAAAAAACATGAAATGGAAAAAAACCGTAAACAAGCTGAAAAGCTTTCACTATGTGAGTTGAATTTAATTCAGTCTAAAGGTGAAGTTCTTATGAAGAAAAAGGAAATGGCGGagagaattaaaaaagaatctgAGATGATTCTAGCGCAGACCATGAAAGAGAAACAAGAAGAATTAGATCGCAGGATTACCatgataaaagaaataaaaatattggcaGCGATTGCTAAGCAAGCAAGAGTACCCAAAGTAATTGATCTCACTGAAACATCTGGACTGGGTTTGCTTTGTGAAATGTCCATAGCTGAACTGCAAGAAAGACTAAATGCCATGAAAATGTCTTTGAAAGAGGAACTGGATAAGAAGAAATCGCTTATTAAAGAGGAAAACAGAGCCGCTAAGCAAGAACTTGAAGAGACAAAGCAGTCTGTTAAGAATTACATTAGCGAGCGTGCAATGTTACGGAAACATAACAAAAAGTCGAACCTAACAATAGTTAGTAGTACATCATCAAAGGAAATAAACGAATTGAAGaagttattagaggagaaacGAAAAATGCGAATAAAATTGACCATCTGA